In Rhodamnia argentea isolate NSW1041297 chromosome 11, ASM2092103v1, whole genome shotgun sequence, one genomic interval encodes:
- the LOC115744127 gene encoding heavy metal-associated isoprenylated plant protein 23 encodes MGVAGTLEYLSDLMSSGYKHKKRKQLQTVELKVRMDCDGCELKVRKALSSLDGVKTVEINRKQQKVTVSGYVDQNKVLKRAKSTGKKAEIWPYIPYSVVAHQPYAAQSYAQSYDKKAPPGHVRKVEPTSQSAAAAVARHEDPYMTLFSDDNPNACSIM; translated from the exons atgggtgttGCAGGGACTTTGGAGTACTTGTCTGACTTGATGAGCAGCGGGTACAAACACAAGAAGAGGAAGCAGTTGCAGACGGTGGAGCTGAAGGTGAGGATGGACTGCGATGGCTGTGAACTCAAGGTCAGGAAGGCTCTCTCTTCTTTAGACG GGGTGAAGACGGTGGAGATTAACAGGAAGCAGCAGAAGGTGACGGTGAGCGGGTACGTTGACCAGAACAAGGTGCTGAAGAGGGCCAAGTCGACGGGGAAGAAGGCGGAGATATGGCCCTACATACCCTACAGCGTGGTGGCTCACCAGCCGTACGCCGCCCAGTCCTACGCCCAGTCCTATGACAAGAAGGCCCCTCCCGGCCACGTCAGGAAGGTCGAGCCCACCTCCCAgagcgccgccgccgccgtggcCCGGCACGAGGACCCTTACATGACCCTCTTCAGCGACGACAACCCCAATGCTTGCTCCATCATGTAG